AACCCTCTCAAAATACAAGAAATCctcgttcttcttcctggcaACACGCACAAGGAAACAACAACACACAGATTGTGAAACTTCTCCTGATCACACGACAAGCACCTCAATTGTGCAGAAAGATCAGACTCTTCAAAACAGTAAAGCTTGTCTctcaagaaatcttcaagaataGTCCACCacatcaatttcttgtttcttggagcgttTGATCACCTCTGTAAAACCTTTCAACTCAATATGAATCAGATATGAAAAGGTTAATCtcgatttttctttttacagaAATTAAATCACTGCGTctttatatagttttagtcATTTCAGACGCAATATAATCGATTACGCTTTTAATctaatcggttacattaaacaCTTGTAAGAGATTTTTAACTAATCACTAGTACACTAAAgggaaacgacagcggttattttcgcttataTGCAGCGGTTccgcaaccgaggcatatacaggcgagacaaaaaggggtaggctttttgcctcggttctgaaccgaagCAAAAAGGTGTgtgattttgcctcggttcaaatccaaccgaggcagtagaggttttttttttttttttttcgttttcacCATTCGCCATATGAGTTGTTAGCCCTTGGCTACAATCCATCAATGCCTACCACTCCATCTCACACCACCATCATCAAAGATTCCACGACAAAGAACAAAGAACGAGAACGACGCGCTCCCACCACCACCTGCAGAGAATCAAACTCCACCACTCTTGCAGAGCatcaattaaacataaaataacccaaacaaaatcagaaaaaggAGACGGAAGGAAGTTTCCTCCTTTGCTGCGAATCagaacaaagagaagaagaacgAAAATGACCGCCCTTGCGCCCCCGCCACGTCTTCGTCGTGCCTCAATCACGCCATTGAAGATCCCTTCGTCGTGCCTCCATCAGAACAGAGAAGACGAAGGGAGCCTCCCCCTCGCAAACGAAAGAAAATGGGAGAAAAGAGAGGAGCGACGCAACTTCTATCTCTGTTTGCGAAATTTAACCATAAACacatgttattacctcggttatttttttaaccaagGCAATAAGGGTCTACGGCCTCGGTTCTGtaaagaaccgatgcctaaacgctctcaaaaaaataaaaaataattacaaaaatgtcaccgcgccAGTTTTAGGCATCAGTTCCTTTTGAACTGAGGCATACACCTTTgcgcgataattacaaaaatgtcaccgcaccagttttaggcatcggttctttttgaaccgaggcatataccgtgcgcgataattacaaaaatgtcacccaccagttttaggcatcggttcttttcgaaccgaggcatataccttgcgcaataaatacaaaaatgccaccgcaccAGTTTTGggcatcggttctttttgaaccgaggcatattcattTGTGATaactacaaaaatgtcaccgcacCATTTTTTGCTTCGGTTACAACTTAACCGATGTCAAATGCGCGAGTTAAAAtcttgtttttttactagtgaatttAGCTCCTTAATTGACTatgcaattaatgcaatcgatttCAATTAAATGCTTagtcaaaacatttaaaaatatgatcgttgGAACAATTATGACAAGCATGAAAcagttttcaaatcaataacagacttaattgaatacagaatccatgtaatcgattaagcttcaACACTTAGcatttttttgaaaacttttctttctaattCACATCACAACACTCTTGAAAAAGATATGTGCGATCAcacttgttttaatcgattcaccaatTAATATAACCGATTCAAACAAGTTGTTTTGCCTTAGTTAAAAAACACAAGTTGTCTGATGACTCGAATTGATTATCACACCATTGTAATCGATTTAGTCATTCAATATgcttttgtgcatgtgaatACCATAATATCAAAACATACATTGTGCATACACAAATATAATCACTTTACTAACACAGTATGCATCATTCAACACATTATATGTTCAACACATGTGGCAATCATAATATGTGTGCATTTCACAGTAAGCATAAGCACATACAACATGTGACATATAACACAATACAtattcatgtatttttattatcaatgtgttgtcatcatcaaaaaccaaagtCACAGGGATTAGGTTCAGCTATCACAGTGCTTCCCCgatcaacaatctccccttttttttatgatgcacaaccatgattaataaaaccaTGTTGTACAGTCCACAATCAAGCACAATTCAGTTATCTTAGTAAGACAATtcaattatttcaattacttcTCCCcttttgggcattagcaaaaaaggaaATGTTGTTCATTGTAATTGAAACAGAGATAATGAAGCAAATAGAGATGCATCAACCAAATTTTCAGAAATATATATTTGGTAGGTAATATCGATGAAGCTACTGCGAAGGCTACGAACGTAGAAACGGAGAGCAATTTGAAGAAATGACTTTAAATCTTTGTGTATTGACCCCCAATCGAATTGTTTGGGATTCAGAAGTAAAGGAAATCATTTTACCTACTAATAGCGGACAAATTGGATTATTACCTAATCATGCGCCTATTGCCTCAGCTGTCGATATAGGTATTTTTAGAATACGTCTTAAAGACCAATGGTTAACAATGGCTCTGATGGGGGGGTTTGctagaataaataataatgagaTAACTGTTTTAGTAAATGATGCGGAAAAGGGTAGTGACATTGATCCACAAGAAGCACAGCAAACTCTTGAAATAGCAGAAACTAATTTGAATAAGGCTGAAGGCAAGAGACAAACAATTGAAGCAAATCTAGCTCTTAGACAAGCTAGAACACGAGTAGAGGCTATCAATGTTATTTCATAACAAGTTGAAATTGATGCGTCCCAATATccgaaaacaataaaaagaaaaaagaaacagtCAGAAGAAAAAAGTAAGTAGAAAAGCTTATTAGATATTCAAATCCGATAAGGggctttttactttttttttttcaaaagcaaTAGTCTTTCTATTTGAAGGAAGAATAAAAAGATTCTTgctatttttaaaaagtttttatttgtaataaaaaagaaagtaatcGTAGATTTTCATTagaataaagtaataaaaatgaaaaagtgtaaaattctataatggaaaaataaaaaaaaagtaagtggACCTAACCCGTTGAATTCTATTTATATCTACTATTCTGATATTCAAATTTGATAAAGATGAAATtcgaacaattttttttctttttaagactTTTTTCGTTTAGACTCACTCCCTAAGAATCTCACAAATAGTCAATCCATCCTAAGATTACTTCCAAGGTAGACATACAAGATTGACCATGAACTTATGCTCCTTTACTAACAATAAACATCTAGCACATACTATAAATGTCTTAACCAAACCTAAACCTAAAGTATATACCACCAGTTCATATTGCAACACCTTCATAGGTAAACCCAATTCTTGAACACGAGACTCTAACACAAAAAGTGTGTCGCTCCAAAATCATATAACACAAATAAACTATTACCAGCTATATCATTCAACACCGAACAATGCGATTACCTGAAGCTTGAGGTTTGTCACCTCCCTTCTTTACTAAGTCTGAAATTGTGGTAAATGTCTTGTCACTCTACTATTGTTAGAAGGATAGTCTTTGACAATATGTCCTTCTTTTCCACAACTAAAGCATCTCCTAGCACCAACAAACTACGAACAAACATCCCTTAGATGTGCCCCTTATACTGAAAGCATTTGACCTTGGATATATGAGATTGTTGTTGAGAAGAGAACCCTTTATTCCCTTGAGATTAAGGCCTAAAGTATGGTTTCTTCCTCTCCTCTTGTCTAGATTTGGACCTAGATGGTCCTTCAACCTTTTATTGTTGTCTCTATTGAGCTTCCATTTTAGCCATAAGCCTTGCCTTCCCTACTAAAGCAGGGAATTCCTTAATATAGGGGCTATCATCAACTTGAGATCTCCCCACAAAccattttcaaactttctaCATTATCACTCCTCATCCATTCTCAAGGTATGGAACCTTCCTAAATGCTTGAACTACTTTGAGTACTCCGACACTAACATGTTTCCCTGCACAAGCTGTAAAAATTATACTTTGTTTCCATATTTCACACTGTCAGGAAAGTAATCAGCATAAAACTTCTTCTTAAACAACTCCCATGTGATGTTCTCCCCACTTTCTTTCAACGTCATCTTCATACTAATCCATCAATGTATTGCTTCTCTGGAAAGCATCTACTCGGAATAGGCTAGCATGTTCTTTATTTGACACCTTTTTGCAACAAATATTCTCTCCATGTCTCTGATCCACTGATCCGCCTCATTTGAGCTTGTTTCCCATTAAACTTAGTCAAATAATGCTATAGgaaactctccaaactccactctTGAACTTAAGGGGTGGAGTTTGAGAAGGTCCAACAGATGCACGAGCTTCTCCTAAATGTTGCATGGTACCTAGATATTGCATGGCTTCAACTGATAACCTAGCATACTTGATTTGTTGCATGACTACATTGTGTTGGTACACCATAGAAactgtattttaaataatgaaactcatttataaaatctttatttatactttaaacttttaatattaaaataattgaatttcattattataaacataattctaaaacaattttttaaactcTTATCAAAGAATGATTAAAACAATTGATCGATAAAAATGTGATGAGCAAAAGTCATCAAAGTTTCAATactaaaaattgataaaattttactatttgaaaaataaaacataggaAAGAAATATTCATCAAGTTATTTTCATtatcacttatatatatatatataaataagtagtTAGTATATTTAacgaaattaattaaaatccaAAGGAAAGTAAACTCATTGTATGTAAATCATTAAACTTTTTGTTATTATACTAAAAGCAGAAATGGgaattgttttatataaaacaaacatattttatcaaaaaataaatagaaaatatgtaCAGTCTCAATATTTAAGCAATATTTAGTGCTTGATTAtacaaagaattaaaaaaatttagaactAATAAATAAGTTGACGTAAGTTAGTATTGGAATGTTTGTTAAAATTCTAAATGTTTGGCAAATgctttattttaagaaaatagcTAAAATCTTAAAACTTTAACTTCGTTAAGCAAGTTCCTAAAATATAGAAGTTGAATAAGAAGGCACTTGCTTGATGTTAACACATTGgcgaagaaaaataaaataaaattaaagagaaaagcTGTTAGTGAAGGCATGTTTGGAAGCGAATTAATCTGAATGTCACATCAACTTAAGAGGATGGTACtaagtgaaagaaaaataaaattagaattgtTTATTACGATGCTGTAATCTGGCAGTTTGTGACAAGGGGTTATTACTAgcaatttcataatataaaatttattgccTCAAATTAATGTCATGATAAATAAAagaggattaaatatgtttttagtccttaaattatcaagtaaatttgtttttagtccatcttttaaagtaaggtacattttagtcctcttcTTTaaggaaattttaatttttgattctCCAAAACTAACAGCGTTAAAAAAAAACTGAGCTGGCTGACGGTGTAGTgtcacattatttttttttctgacatcaCTCCTGCCAGATTTTCTCCCCTTCCACCAACCCAACCCCATTCCCCCACCATGGACCTCAACCCCCACACGGCGCAACGCCACCCCAC
This Vigna angularis cultivar LongXiaoDou No.4 chromosome 4, ASM1680809v1, whole genome shotgun sequence DNA region includes the following protein-coding sequences:
- the LOC128196328 gene encoding ATP synthase epsilon chain, chloroplastic-like, which gives rise to MTLNLCVLTPNRIVWDSEVKEIILPTNSGQIGLLPNHAPIASAVDIGIFRIRLKDQWLTMALMGGFARINNNEITVLVNDAEKGSDIDPQEAQQTLEIAETNLNKAEGKRQTIEANLALRQARTRVEAINVIS